In one Actinomycetes bacterium genomic region, the following are encoded:
- a CDS encoding EAL domain-containing protein, whose product MLGGQRRAAGRGTRVVARLGSLTWAWVFAGVFGGLALRGEAQSDVGRSYLLVILTGFFLTAIARLGAVGAVWSQRRLAALVLATAMLAWAAGSAVLTASGLANVHTSFPAPGEWLFLIFYLAVAGYVFLDADRPPSTALSAWLDAAVVTGGVACLAGALLLVPMTATFGPKGLPLMLALMYPLLDLMLALVVVAQAVLRARRWDPSTLLLAVGFVLLAVADSSIVLNLSSGGYDFTLLLDVTYGLAFALVATSACRVPRVGSLPSAAGTGSKILLSAVSVALLSLVLRPDGALGWYVTILAVATLLAAGARMALALREAHGAAEAQQLSLTDDLTGLPNRRAVLAQIDAAIKADRVLALMLIDLDGFKDVNDTFGHVSGDAVLRLSGQRMRAALPRHVQVGRLGGDEFAILVEQDDPVQLLETANALRAVLSKPTMVEDLELAVGASIGITVRERGDRVSPDLLRRADVAMYQAKISRAGALLYDHGSDGSSRKRLRLAEELRRALQGDELTVHYQPQVEAATQRVLGVEALVRWQHPQHGLVLPAIFLPVARQTGLMLAISEIVLQQLVDDARRWEASGLSLRLSMNVAPPELLGGLFLPRLFDVVQASGLAPDTFILEVTEDSFLADPQRARQILDDVRAVGVQLSIDDYGTGFSSLAYVRDLPVQELKMDRSFVSTICRDRRSRMIVASTNQMAHALGMRLVAEGVEDAATAAELVAIGVDSMQGFHLARPMPASEVEPWVRRWSAGRLGDYASLPLRPGVA is encoded by the coding sequence GTGTTGGGGGGACAGCGGCGCGCGGCCGGGCGCGGGACCCGCGTTGTCGCGCGGCTGGGCAGCCTCACCTGGGCCTGGGTCTTCGCCGGGGTCTTCGGCGGCCTGGCCCTGCGCGGCGAGGCACAAAGCGATGTCGGCCGCTCGTACCTGCTGGTCATCCTCACCGGCTTCTTCCTCACGGCCATCGCGCGACTCGGTGCCGTGGGCGCAGTCTGGAGCCAGCGCCGGCTCGCCGCGCTGGTTCTGGCGACAGCGATGCTCGCGTGGGCCGCCGGCTCCGCCGTCCTGACCGCGTCCGGGTTGGCCAACGTCCACACCTCGTTCCCGGCGCCTGGCGAGTGGCTGTTCCTGATCTTCTATCTCGCGGTGGCCGGATACGTCTTCCTCGACGCCGACCGCCCGCCGTCCACGGCGCTCAGCGCCTGGCTGGACGCGGCCGTGGTCACCGGTGGCGTCGCCTGCCTGGCCGGCGCCCTGCTGCTGGTGCCGATGACGGCGACCTTCGGCCCCAAGGGCCTGCCCCTCATGCTGGCGCTGATGTACCCGCTGCTCGACCTGATGCTGGCCCTGGTGGTCGTGGCCCAGGCGGTGCTGCGGGCCCGCCGCTGGGACCCTTCGACGCTGCTCCTCGCGGTCGGGTTCGTGCTGCTCGCGGTCGCCGACTCCAGCATCGTGCTGAACCTCAGCTCGGGCGGCTACGACTTCACCCTGCTGCTCGACGTGACCTACGGGCTGGCCTTCGCGCTGGTGGCGACGTCGGCCTGCCGGGTCCCACGGGTGGGCAGCCTCCCGTCGGCCGCAGGGACGGGGAGCAAGATCCTGCTCAGCGCGGTGTCCGTGGCCTTGCTCTCCCTCGTGCTGCGGCCAGACGGAGCGCTCGGCTGGTACGTGACGATCCTCGCTGTGGCCACCCTGCTGGCCGCCGGGGCACGCATGGCGCTGGCCCTGCGGGAGGCGCACGGCGCCGCGGAGGCCCAGCAGCTCTCGCTCACCGACGACCTGACCGGCCTGCCGAACCGGCGGGCGGTCCTCGCCCAGATCGACGCCGCGATCAAGGCGGACCGGGTGTTGGCGCTCATGCTCATCGACCTCGACGGGTTCAAGGACGTCAACGACACCTTCGGCCACGTCTCTGGCGACGCCGTCCTGCGGTTGTCCGGGCAGCGGATGCGAGCCGCCCTGCCCCGGCACGTCCAGGTGGGTCGACTGGGTGGCGACGAGTTCGCGATCCTCGTCGAGCAGGACGACCCGGTTCAGCTGCTCGAGACGGCGAACGCGCTGCGCGCGGTCCTGTCCAAGCCGACGATGGTCGAGGACCTGGAGCTCGCCGTCGGGGCCTCGATCGGGATCACGGTGCGCGAGAGGGGTGACCGGGTCAGCCCAGACCTGCTCCGCAGAGCCGACGTGGCCATGTACCAGGCCAAGATCAGTCGTGCTGGCGCGCTGCTCTACGACCACGGTAGCGACGGCTCCTCGCGCAAGCGGCTGCGCCTGGCCGAGGAGCTGCGGCGCGCCCTGCAGGGCGACGAGCTCACGGTGCACTACCAGCCGCAGGTGGAGGCAGCCACCCAGCGGGTGCTGGGGGTCGAGGCACTGGTCCGCTGGCAGCACCCGCAGCACGGTCTCGTGCTACCGGCCATCTTCCTTCCGGTGGCCAGACAGACCGGGCTCATGCTGGCAATCTCCGAGATCGTCCTGCAGCAGCTGGTCGACGACGCTCGCCGCTGGGAGGCCAGCGGGCTGTCGCTGCGGCTGTCCATGAACGTCGCCCCGCCGGAGCTGCTCGGAGGGCTGTTCCTGCCCCGCCTGTTCGACGTCGTCCAGGCCTCTGGCCTGGCTCCGGACACCTTCATCCTGGAAGTGACCGAGGATTCCTTCCTCGCCGACCCGCAGCGAGCCCGGCAGATCCTGGACGACGTCCGGGCCGTAGGGGTACAGCTGTCCATCGACGACTACGGGACTGGGTTCTCCTCCCTAGCCTACGTGCGCGACCTGCCGGTTCAGGAGCTGAAGATGGACCGGTCGTTCGTGTCCACCATCTGCCGTGACCGTCGCAGCCGCATGATCGTCGCGTCCACGAACCAGATGGCGCACGCCCTGGGCATGCGGCTGGTGGCGGAGGGCGTCGAGGACGCCGCGACGGCCGCGGAGCTGGTGGCGATCGGCGTCGACTCGATGCAGGGCTTCCACCTGGCCCGACCGATGCCCGCGTCCGAGGTGGAGCCGTGGGTCCGCCGCTGGTCCGCAGGGCGCTTGGGCGACTACGCGTCGCTGCCGCTGCGCCCCGGCGTGGCCTGA
- a CDS encoding DUF6186 family protein — protein sequence MRLGEPLTAAMTSTSGKVLVFGWWWWLGWHFLAR from the coding sequence GTGCGGCTCGGAGAGCCGCTCACCGCGGCGATGACCAGCACCTCCGGCAAGGTGCTCGTGTTCGGCTGGTGGTGGTGGCTGGGCTGGCACTTCCTGGCCCGCTAA
- a CDS encoding DUF2804 domain-containing protein, with protein MRTEREITDPVDLCTPDGRLNPAAVGWTRVPLHTANLRGWGRTKRWEYWGIVTPTHVVGLTVSSLDYAGVHGLYVLDRTTAAEIVRDVVVPFARGVVLPTRSAGGPARARAKDLTIDLDETSEGTRLRASAPGVEVDVLAHRPDGHESLGVVVPWSRRLFQYTVKDVARPASGRLVVHGVTHPLAADSSFAVLDHGRGRWPYSITWNWGAGYGQVAGGAVGIQIGGKWTDGTGSTENGLFVDGRLHKISDELRWDYDRSEWKRPWSITGQRLDLRFDPFHERVARTNLAVVAAETHQCFGHYTGWASTDDGERVSLDGVVGWAEEARNRW; from the coding sequence GTGCGGACGGAGCGAGAGATCACCGACCCGGTGGACCTGTGCACCCCCGACGGCCGCCTCAACCCGGCCGCGGTCGGCTGGACGAGGGTCCCGCTCCACACGGCGAACCTGCGCGGGTGGGGTCGGACCAAGCGCTGGGAGTACTGGGGGATCGTTACCCCGACGCACGTGGTGGGCCTGACCGTGTCCTCCCTCGACTACGCGGGCGTGCACGGGCTGTACGTCCTCGACCGGACCACCGCCGCCGAGATCGTGCGGGACGTCGTGGTGCCGTTCGCCCGCGGGGTCGTGCTGCCCACGCGCAGTGCCGGGGGACCGGCCAGGGCTCGCGCCAAGGACTTGACCATCGACCTGGACGAGACCAGCGAGGGGACCCGGCTGCGGGCCAGCGCACCCGGCGTCGAGGTCGACGTCCTGGCGCATCGGCCGGACGGCCACGAGTCGCTCGGTGTGGTGGTGCCGTGGAGCCGCCGGCTGTTCCAGTACACGGTGAAGGACGTCGCCCGGCCCGCCTCCGGGCGCCTAGTCGTGCACGGCGTCACCCACCCGCTCGCCGCGGACTCGTCGTTCGCGGTCCTGGACCACGGCCGTGGGCGGTGGCCGTACTCGATCACCTGGAACTGGGGGGCCGGCTACGGCCAGGTGGCCGGGGGTGCGGTCGGCATCCAGATCGGCGGGAAGTGGACCGACGGGACCGGGTCGACCGAGAACGGCCTGTTCGTGGACGGTCGGCTGCACAAGATCAGCGACGAGCTGCGGTGGGACTACGACCGCAGCGAATGGAAACGACCGTGGTCGATCACCGGGCAGCGCCTCGACCTGCGTTTCGACCCCTTCCACGAGCGGGTCGCGCGCACCAACCTCGCCGTGGTGGCCGCCGAGACCCATCAGTGCTTCGGCCACTACACCGGGTGGGCCTCGACCGACGACGGCGAGCGGGTGTCGCTGGACGGAGTCGTTGGCTGGGCGGAGGAGGCCCGCAACCGCTGGTAG
- a CDS encoding GH1 family beta-glucosidase, translating into MLRIRDLTNDHLAFGVATSSYQIEGAVDVDGRGRSIWDTFAATPGAVADGTDGSVACDSYRRLDDDLAVISDLGVPLYRFSVAWPRVQPAGRGPVNAAGLDYYERLVDGLLGRGVTPLLTLYHWDLPQPLEDAGGWPNRDTADRFADYAALVHDRLGDRVGTWTTHNEPWCAAFLGYAAGVHAPGRREPAAAYAAAHHLLLGHGLAARALRAADPGLEVGIVLNLSPAYVDQPGAEEAAQVVDLVQNRLWLDALLHGHYPAALVARVPELADPALVRDGDLATIAAPLDWMGVNYYTPFRVGLPQPDAHASVGQATDAYPGAPACSFRPRPPLTTMGWEVHPDSLRSLLVDLSREAAGVPLMVTENGVAYPDTARADDGSVVDDDRVAYLRDHIAAVRQAQAEGADVRGYVAWSLMDNFEWGEGYTQLFGLVAVHPGTLRRVPKRSYRYFQELVRAEPVSPG; encoded by the coding sequence ATGCTGCGCATCCGGGACCTGACCAACGACCACCTCGCCTTCGGCGTTGCGACCTCGTCGTACCAGATCGAGGGCGCCGTGGACGTCGACGGCCGCGGCCGCTCCATCTGGGACACCTTCGCCGCGACCCCCGGCGCGGTTGCCGACGGCACCGATGGGTCGGTGGCCTGCGACTCCTACCGCCGGCTGGACGACGACCTGGCGGTGATCTCCGACCTCGGGGTGCCGCTGTACCGGTTCTCGGTGGCCTGGCCGCGGGTGCAGCCGGCCGGCCGGGGCCCGGTCAACGCCGCCGGGCTGGACTACTACGAGCGGCTCGTCGACGGGCTGCTCGGCCGCGGCGTCACCCCGCTGCTCACCCTGTACCACTGGGACCTCCCGCAGCCGCTCGAGGACGCCGGCGGCTGGCCGAACCGGGACACCGCCGACCGGTTCGCCGACTACGCCGCCCTCGTCCATGACCGGCTCGGTGACCGGGTCGGCACCTGGACGACCCACAACGAGCCGTGGTGCGCGGCCTTCCTCGGCTACGCCGCGGGAGTGCACGCCCCCGGACGACGGGAGCCCGCGGCCGCCTACGCAGCCGCCCACCACCTGCTGCTCGGCCACGGCCTGGCCGCACGGGCGCTGCGTGCCGCCGACCCGGGGCTCGAGGTCGGCATCGTGCTCAACCTGTCCCCGGCCTACGTGGACCAGCCGGGGGCCGAGGAGGCCGCGCAGGTCGTCGACCTGGTCCAGAACCGGTTGTGGCTGGACGCGCTGCTGCACGGCCACTACCCGGCGGCGCTGGTCGCCCGGGTGCCGGAGCTCGCCGACCCGGCCCTGGTCCGGGACGGCGACCTGGCCACGATCGCCGCCCCGCTGGACTGGATGGGCGTCAACTACTACACGCCGTTCCGGGTCGGGCTGCCCCAGCCGGACGCCCACGCCAGCGTCGGCCAGGCCACCGACGCCTACCCGGGCGCCCCGGCCTGCTCGTTCCGGCCGCGGCCGCCGCTCACGACGATGGGCTGGGAGGTCCACCCGGACAGCTTGCGCAGCCTGCTCGTCGACCTCTCCCGCGAGGCTGCCGGGGTCCCGCTCATGGTGACCGAGAACGGCGTGGCCTACCCGGACACGGCCAGGGCGGACGACGGCAGCGTGGTGGACGACGACCGGGTGGCCTACCTGCGCGACCACATCGCCGCGGTGCGGCAGGCGCAGGCCGAGGGCGCGGACGTGCGCGGCTACGTCGCGTGGAGCCTCATGGACAACTTCGAGTGGGGCGAGGGGTACACCCAGCTGTTCGGGCTGGTCGCCGTGCACCCGGGCACGCTGCGGCGGGTGCCGAAGCGGTCCTACCGCTACTTCCAGGAGCTCGTGCGGGCCGAGCCGGTCAGTCCAGGTTGA
- a CDS encoding DUF389 domain-containing protein, whose translation MLHLRIYAPASQREAVAAVLRDHPAVSSLAVLVDASVRPPGDVILADVAREAANDVIDRVRATGVQAEGAIQIEPVRTWISREGLDAERRTPGSSADAVVWADVVQRAYEDSELTWSYVSFMLLATLLASIAIVLDSPVLLVGAMVLGPEFGAIAALGLALVRRRRRLFSLALRTVVVGFASSIVATTLLVLVGRWLGWIVRDDVAGLRPSTAFIYQPGRWSLVVAVIAGAAGVLSLTSARTTGLVGVFVSVTTVPAAGNVALGLAFGVREEVWGSTLQLLINITGMAIAGWATLAVQSAVWGAANRRHRR comes from the coding sequence GTGCTGCACCTGCGCATCTACGCACCGGCGTCCCAGCGGGAGGCGGTGGCCGCCGTCCTGCGCGACCATCCCGCGGTGAGCAGCCTCGCGGTGCTCGTGGACGCCTCCGTACGGCCGCCGGGCGACGTGATCCTCGCGGACGTCGCCCGCGAGGCGGCCAACGACGTCATCGACCGGGTGCGGGCCACCGGGGTGCAGGCCGAGGGCGCCATCCAGATCGAGCCGGTCCGCACCTGGATCTCGCGGGAGGGACTGGACGCCGAACGCAGGACGCCGGGCAGCAGCGCCGACGCGGTGGTCTGGGCCGATGTCGTGCAGCGCGCCTACGAGGACTCCGAGTTGACCTGGTCCTACGTGAGCTTCATGCTGCTGGCCACCCTGCTGGCCAGCATCGCGATCGTCCTGGACTCCCCGGTCCTGCTCGTCGGCGCCATGGTGCTCGGGCCCGAGTTCGGGGCCATCGCCGCGCTGGGACTGGCCCTCGTACGGCGTCGCCGTCGACTGTTCTCGCTGGCCCTGCGGACCGTCGTCGTGGGCTTCGCGTCCTCCATCGTGGCGACCACCCTGTTGGTGCTCGTCGGGAGGTGGCTGGGCTGGATCGTCCGCGACGACGTTGCCGGGCTTCGGCCGAGTACCGCCTTCATCTACCAGCCCGGCCGGTGGTCGCTCGTTGTCGCCGTGATCGCCGGCGCGGCCGGCGTCCTGTCCCTGACGTCTGCTCGCACGACCGGGCTGGTGGGCGTCTTCGTCTCGGTGACCACCGTCCCGGCTGCCGGGAACGTGGCCCTGGGCCTCGCTTTCGGGGTCCGGGAGGAGGTCTGGGGCAGCACCCTGCAGCTGCTCATCAACATCACCGGGATGGCGATCGCCGGGTGGGCCACCCTGGCCGTCCAGTCGGCCGTGTGGGGAGCGGCGAACCGCCGACATCGCCGTTAG